One genomic segment of Hordeum vulgare subsp. vulgare chromosome 2H, MorexV3_pseudomolecules_assembly, whole genome shotgun sequence includes these proteins:
- the LOC123429118 gene encoding 1-aminocyclopropane-1-carboxylate oxidase homolog 1-like gives MSHPRPSPPTMSAAYDRTAELRALDATFAGVHGLVASGVTRVPRIFRVPDDAHEPTGGRQEPAAVPVIDLGGDRAAVVAAVGRAAAEWGFFQVTGHGVPLQACSAAVEAARAFHESPGGEGTDKARLYTRDPAMAVKYNCNFDLHQSMVANWRDTLYLRVAPHPPDAGDMPESCCRDVFLDYAEHVRKLRDTLFALLSEALGLHPNHLADMGCNQGQMILCHYYPPCPEPSLAIGTTRHSDSGFLTVLLQDGVGGLQVLHENRWVDVTPTPAAFIVNVGDLLQMISNDRFTSVEHRVIAKNDAPRVSIASFPSNPSSERMYGPIKELLSEKNPPLYRETLARDYVAHYYSVGLGPKMAINDFRL, from the exons ATGTCGCACCCACGGCCATCGCCACCAACCATGTCGGCCGCCTACGACCGCACGGCCGAGCTCCGCGCGCTGGACGCCACCTTCGCCGGCGTGCACGGCCTCGTCGCCTCCGGCGTCACCCGCGTCCCCCGCATCTTCCGCGTCCCCGACGACGCCCACGAGCCCACCGGCGGCCGGCAGGAACCTGCGGCCGTCCCGGTGATCGACCTCGGCGGGGACCGCGCGGCCGTGGTGGCGGCCGTGGGGCGCGCCGCGGCCGAGTGGGGGTTCTTCCAGGTGACGGGCCACGGCGTCCCTCTTCAGGCCTGCTCCGCGGCGGTGGAGGCGGCCCGGGCGTTCCACGAGTCCCCCGGCGGCGAGGGCACCGACAAGGCGCGGCTCTACACCCGCGATCCGGCGATGGCCGTCAAATACAACTGCAACTTCGACCTGCATCAGTCCATGGTGGCCAACTGGCGCGACACCCTCTACCTCCGCGTCGCACCCCACCCTCCCGACGCCGGCGACATGCCGGAGTCCTGCTGCCG TGACGTGTTCCTTGACTACGCGGAGCACGTGAGGAAGCTACGGGACACGCTCTTTGCTCTGCTGTCCGAAGCACTCGGCCTCCACCCCAACCACCTCGCCGACATGGGTTGCAACCAGGGCCAGATGATCCTCTGCCACTACTACCCTCCATGCCCCGAGCCCTCCCTCGCCATCGGCACCACCCGCCACTCCGACTCCGGcttcctcacggtgctcctccaaGACGGCGTCGGCGGGCTCCAGGTCCTCCACGAGAACCGGTGGGTCGACGTCACGCCAACACCAGCGGCGTTCATCGTCAATGTGGGCGATCTCTTACAG ATGATCTCGAATGACAGGTTTACGAGCGTGGAGCACAGAGTCATCGCGAAGAATGATGCACCGAGGGTCTCGATCGCGTCTTTCCCGAGCAATCCAAGTTCGGAGAGGATGTATGGCCCTATCAAGGAGCTGTTGTCGGAGAAGAACCCGCCGTTGTATAGGGAGACACTCGCCAGAGACTATGTCGCGCATTACTACTCTGTCGGATTGGGCCCCAAGATGGCCATCAATGATTTTCGTCTTTGA
- the LOC123424370 gene encoding putative 12-oxophytodienoate reductase 5 has protein sequence MEPEAESKPIPLMTPYKMGSTLDLAHRVVLAPLTRQRSYGNVPQPHAAVYYGQRATAGGMLITEATGVSDTAQGYTDTPGVWTAEQVEAWRPVVDAVHAKGAAFFCQLWHVGRVSTYGFQPGGAAPVSSTERMVGPQVRHDGSREEFSPPRRLAVEEIPLIVDDFRKAARNAIDAGFDGVEIHGGNGYLIEQFLKDSANDRDDGYGGSLENRCRFALEVVAAVVKEVGAHRVGIRLSPFMDYMDCHDSDPHALGLHMATKLNDHGILYLHMIEPRMALVDGRRVVPHRLLPYREAFKGTFIANGGYDREEGDKAVSSGYADLVSFGRLFLANPDLPKRLELNAPLNKYNRMTFYISDPVVGYTDYPFLP, from the exons ATGGAGCCTGAGGCCGAGTCCAAGCCCATCCCTCTCATGACGCCGTACAAGATGGGCTCGACCCTCGACCTCGCCCACCGGGTGGTGCTGGCGCCGCTGACGCGGCAGCGCTCCTACGGCAACGTGCCGCAGCCGCACGCCGCCGTGTACTACGGGCAGCGCGCCACCGCCGGCGGGATGCTCATCACCGAGGCCACGGGGGTCTCCGACACGGCGCAGGGGTACACGGACACCCCCGGCGTGTGGACGGCCGAGCAGGTGGAGGCGTGGCGGCCCGTCGTCGACGCCGTGCACGCCAAGGGCGCCGCCTTCTTCTGCCAGCTCTGGCACGTCGGGCGCGTGTCGACCTACGGGTTCCAGCCCGGCGGCGCCGCGCCGGTGTCGAGCACCGAGAGGATGGTCGGGCCGCAGGTCAGGCACGACGGCAGCCGCGAGGAGTTCTCGCCGCCGAGGAGGCTGGCCGTGGAGGAGATCCCCTTGATCGTCGACGACTTCAGGAAAGCAGCACGGAACGCCATCGACGCCG GCTTTGACGGAGTGGAGATCCACGGCGGCAACGGATACCTCATCGAGCAGTTCCTCAAGGACAGCGCCAACGACCGTGATGACGGCTACGGTGGCAGCCTGGAGAACCGGTGCCGCTTTGCgttggaggtggtggcggcggtcgtCAAGGAAGTGGGTGCCCATCGTGTGGGCATCCGCCTCTCGCCTTTCATGGACTACATGGACTGCCATGACTCCGACCCGCACGCGCTCGGCCTCCACATGGCCACGAAGCTCAATGACCATGGGATCCTCTACCTCCACATGATCGAGCCCCGTATGGCACTCGTCGACGGCCGGCGGGTGGTGCCGCACAGGCTGCTGCCCTACAGGgaggccttcaagggcaccttcaTTGCAAATGGTGGGTATGATCGGGAAGAGGGGGATAAGGCGGTCTCCTCGGGGTACGCCGACCTCGTCTCTTTTGGGCGGCTCTTCCTGGCAAACCCCGACCTGCCGAAGAGGCTAGAGCTCAACGCGCCGCTTAACAAGTACAACAGGATGACGTTCTACATCTCCGATCCCGTCGTCGGTTACACCGACTACCCGTTTCTTCCTTGA